The following DNA comes from Athene noctua chromosome 1, bAthNoc1.hap1.1, whole genome shotgun sequence.
ttgttttctttttgactgACAGGCTATAAACTATAATTACTACTATTCATTGAATGCATGGCTGCTGTTGTGTCCCTGGTGGCTGTGTTTTGATTGGTCAATGGGCTGCATACCCCTCATTAAATCCGTCAGTGACTGGAGGATAATTGCACTAGCAGCACTTTGGTTCTGCCTAATTGGTCTGATATGCCAAGCTCTGTGCTCAGAAGACAGCCATAAGAGAAGGTAAGAGACAGTGATGAATTTTAAATGCCTGGCCAACTTGAGTACAGTATTATTTTGTTAAATCTACTACTGATAATTTTAACAATTCAGTGCAACCAGTGTCTTGCAAATGCagttcaaataaatatttatagctGTCATTACGGTTTTATCGCAATTTGGGCCCATCACTGTACATTGACTAGTGGGAAACAGAGTTGGAGGAGGAGTGGatggctgctttatttttcttctgaaatggcATTTTGTGATCCTTAACACTGTAGGTGGTAAAAAGTAATATGTGCTCAGAGCAGAGTAGGAAATGATGTATGTTGTTGTTCCTCATTCTTACAAGTCATCATCTCATTTAATCTTCTCCTAATAATTAAAGAGAGAGGAGATGTCCCTTGAAACGAGATAGAAATGCTGGCTATGGCCATAGAATGAAAAAGTAAAACGCTGACGCATAGTATCTACCGAGGGAACAACTTGTACTTTACCCAAAGGAACTAAAAAATTTATTGTAAACTGTTCTCTCACTAAGGGCTTCTGTTTAACTTTTCAGGTTCTGTTCCCATTAATTTTAtgtataattaatttttcagttctttaaaatTTTTCAACAGCTCAATCAGAGCAAGGTCATTCTTTTGTTCAGtgttgaatattttctttttcttttctgtggtaTTCTGTAATTTCATCTCTTCCCCCCCATCCGCTCAAATGTTAACATCCCACCTGCCTTTCTTTCTGCTGTTCCTATACTCATTTGCACAAATAAAGTCATTTTGGAGAGGGGTGGAATTCTTGCTACAAGTCACATCATATGTTCTAGTAAAAACACACTCACCAAGTCTATATTTCTGAACAGATTTTTAGTAAAAAGTAAAGGCAGAAACTATAGTGAAGACCTAGGACTCTTGAGGATGATAAAAGAGTAAGAGGACACATCTGTGTTACAGTATAGAGATTTATTTGTAATAAATGAGAGTAGAAAACTATCATGCCTGTGACCTTTATAACAAGCACCTGACACAGACCTAGGGTTCTTATTCTCTTATGTCAGCTCTGTAAAAGTAAGGTACCTAGTCTCAGTTGTCTAAGCTCTGTATAGTCCCTGAAGAGTTACCTGCTGAGGATTATTCATCCTCACATAGGTACCTAAAACAAGGAACACAAACTGCCCTCAAGAAGTGCCTCTCTCTGCTAAATGTAGAATGAACATACATTACTAACTTCCAAGTGGTTAACCAGAATGGAGTCTACTATTGATGTATTTGATAGGAAAGGAAATACTGTCTCACTAGGATGTGTACCTAAGTTTCTTCTTCAACAGTGACCTGAATTTTCCCCCTGTTACTGTCTTACTAGTTCCGAAAATAGACAGGTAGCTTTTACCATTACTTTTCCTGCTTGTGTATTGTAAATAGGGATTATGTAATTAATGGGTAATAGGGCTATTTTCTGGCCTGGAAGCAGGAGCATTGCTCTTCTGGAAATTATAGCTAGGATTTCAAAAGTATCTGATGGAATGAAGTGTCAAAACCTCACTGaaatttaatctgattttgttaGTAACTCTCAAAGGCTGCTTTTGAATGCCCTGTTCCATACACACATCCTTCTACAATGTTTAAAATTTCTATGTTAAGTAGAAAGGTACTTTTGTTAAGATTTGTGGTTAATTGGAGaatttgtttcttgtttgcaGAATTCTTACACTGGGACTTGGATTTCTTATTATCCCTTTTCTTCCTGCAAGTAATCTGTTCTTCAGAGTAGGATTTGTTATTGCAGAGAGAGTCATCTACCTCCCCAGTATTGGCTATTGTATTCTGTTTACATATGGATTTAGTCTCTTGAGTAAGCAAGCCAAGAAAAAGGTACCATCAAAAAATCAGTAAAGTTGATGATGAAGTGCTTTAACTGCATGGTTTGTTTCTTaacttctctctctttccttaaGAAAATTCTTGCTGTGGCAGTACTTGGAATCTTGTTGATAAATGTTATGCGCTGTGCACTCCGCAGCAGTCAGTGGAGGTCAGAAGAACAGCTTTTTAGGAGTGCACTGTCTGTGTGCCCTCTGAATGCAAAGGTAAGTCACTCATGTAGacttttaatttatctttttaagtgTTTTGAAATTTGGAATAGAGGAGGTGTTATGCATAGCTAATATATTGTAGTACAGCATTACTGACAGTCTTGCTTGGTGCAAGAATATGACATTGACACGTCAGACACCTAAATTACAGTGGTAGCACAGTCAAAATACCAGTGTGCAAATTATAATACTGTAATTCAGAATTTGGGGGTGGGAgtagggaggggagggagaaggggcaATACACTTCAGGAAAGGCATCCAGTCAAACTGGATATATTGCTAATAAAATCTACTAAACCAATTTTGCATATAATTCCAAGTTATTACAACAAAATATCGAAAAGAAATGAGTTGTAGCAATGTACTCGCCTGAATAACACTTTTGTTACGTTTTTAGAATCCTTTTTGTGTGCCTGCTAGTGATCTATATAGCCAACACAGCTAAGGGACAAAGCACCATATTATCAGTGTAATTGCAGGATGTAGGGGTGAAATCTTTGCTCCTACTTCTGCTCTTTTACAGTGGCTGAATGGGCTGGAGTCTTCAGACATGGTTACTGAGGAAAACTGCAATATTCCCTGCAAGGCTTAGTAAGGGAACAAGTAACAGGGTGGTACTGGATAGGATGTTTCACTGAGCTGACACCAGTTTCTGGCGTAGTAGACTGAATGTAGCCTGCCAACAGAGGTGACCTCCACAGCAGTCCTTTGATAGCTGAGAGCGTGATCTGTTGGAGCATACCACAGATCCCGGATGTTGTCTGAATTTCAGCAGATACTCTCTTTAAAGAGCCTAGAAATAGGAATGCACAGCttgttaataaaaatacattcatgttttaaaagattAGATTTCTGTAATCTAGAGTGGTATCTAGACAATACAGATCAAGACCCAGAGTTTAAAAAGGAACCTGGAAATGCTAAACTTTGCAAAGGGAATTATAAACTTAGCATCTACTGGAATACAAATATGTGGCAGTGAGCTGTAAAAAATATTCATGGCCGATATTTACAACATGGTGGTGTCTTTCAGTAGTCTCAGATTTCAATACATAGAAAAAGAGCTGTTGTATTTTATTGTGTGGCAGTGGTAAGCAACCATCTTCTTTTTAATGATGACCTCAGTATATCTTGTCTTCTGGATGACAAGTACATCCTATAAATGGAGCAAATGCAATCTGTTTCTTTGTGTGTAACTCCATCCATCTGCCATGGTAAGAGTGCTTTAGACAGATCCACACTCTTCGCCTGTGCTCCAAGCTCCTTGGACTCAAGCCATGTCTGGCTGGGAGGCTGTGTAGCTGTGTTCACACAGGGCTGTGCTTGAGCCGATAAGCTGTGTGCGAGCTACTGAACTAATGCAGCTGGTTCAAAGCCAATGAGCATACAGGGAAAATGAGCTTGTGTTTGTCAACATTGGGCTGTGTAGACATGCCTGAGCTGTATTGCTGCTAGTGACAGCTTGCGCAAGTGGAAAGCGTGGTGATGTGAACAGGGAGGGTTTTGTAGGCTCACATTCCAATTTTGCTGAAGGAGTAACTTGGAAATAACGGTAGTAGGGGACTTTTCTAGGCAACAGCATTAGAGAGTCCATGTGTGAGAGccaacctctttttttctttatggactCAGCTATATTAATTCAATTTTGACAAAAGTAAATGTCAAAATTGGAACTAGGTTCTCTTCTGATCTTCAGTTGTTGTCTTGAAATTTCAAACTTCCTTTAAAAACTAACTACTCCACAGGACTTTCTTTCAGTGGCCCACTTACTTCAGTGGGAGCAGACCAAAAGATGGAATGTAGACTAATAGCTTTCCTTTGTTGTTCTTGGAACATCTTTAATATGTGTAATGTGGTCATGCTTTACTTGCCTGATGTAGCAGCGTCACAGAATCTCCAGGTGTCTCCCAACTAGCAACAAAAGCTGCAGCTCCTTGTTCACGTTCTCTGCTACAACTCTTTTCAATTCCAAATTGTCTGTATGTGAGCAGTGTAAACTTACCCTAATTCTAAGTAACAAGAGTTAGAGCAGTGCCTTCTCTAATTTCAAGACTCATCTTCTTTAAACATCTCTTTAGACAGAGGTGTGGAAACCGCTGTTGAgatgctgaggagaggggctctgggggacccttctgaaagcatcaaaaacccgGTGGCAAAACTGCAAGCCAAGAAgacagaagcccagggaagagggagagcctcaagctGCCTCCCCCGGCCCCTGAGCAGGAAGAGTGAGCTGCCAACGAGAGCAGTAGTGACTCAGAGTGGGCAGAGACAGGAGTGATGACACCCAACACTCCTCACATGCAAGAGCAGCCTCCAGGGAGCGCAAGTGACCAAGATGGGCAAACAAGGTGTGGCACGTCAGTTGGCACAGGCAGGGCAAGCGGACAGGGcacagtccatctcctgggtctagagcttatctgagctagttgtcATCCCATCATCCTCCACGAGTAGGCTGAACCATGATCTCCACTCGTGTTAAAGCCACCACCataaagaacgtggcgacccagacgaagctgccacgcaaacatgcagcagtccaggtcccgggctgcagggagtgcctgagcctgtcaatcctgccggagggcagcagtgacagcacctgtgtgcactgccatcagctgggtgacctgctcagcctggactcaaagaagaggttgaaagaagtattagggagtgtgaaagggaaattgattggtgaagtagcaccttagcacccctgaagcaaaaggagcaaatggaggcttcaaaagaggcaggtaatccctcaccTTCTTGCttccaggcagaaggaggggacctaagagatgggggaggctggaaactgGTCCCTGCTCAAGGAcacaggaaaatcccctccctggCTAAATAGGGAGATTTGGCTAtaactcagagagaaaaggagagttgacagcctttggaagaaggggctagtgactcacaatgattgcaggaaggtttagactggatattaggaagcatttctttacagaacaggttgttaggcattggaatgggctgcccagggcagtggtggagtccccatccctggaggtgtttaagagtcgggttgacatagcgctgagggatatggtgtagttgggaactgtcagtgttaggttaatggttgaactagatgatcttcaaagtcttttccaacctagatgattctgtgaaactgcaTTAAATGAGATTGTTAATCTACCCCCTTGAATGATGGATGTGTCTGCCTCAAGAGGATGAAATTTAGGATCAGCTTTGATAAATGTTGCCCCGTGATTTTGAAATTTGTTGAAAATAATCAGGTACCATatgaagttacaaaaaaaaattcaccatgcagatttttaaatgttttaaatattttgaaatgtattttaaatggtatttattttaaatatttaaaatatatattatatagaattttattgttttaaaaaagagcaagaaagaagCATGTTACAGATCTTGGTTAAACACGTCCAGGAGTATGTCACACCTTTGAACTTGCATGGTCCTGCACTCAAGTTGGTTTCAAAGGTTGTTAAGACTGAAACatatattttttatgtatttggcagtatttttcttagctgaagaGAAGGTGTCTGTATGTTGATTCTGTTTTCTCTTACCACCTTTTTCATACCATATAGATTGACTTAATTCCTGGAACTCACTGGTGATACACGCTAGTGTGAGTTAGAACCAGTCCTGTGTTGTTACTGCTAAAGCAAATGAACAAGTACAGAGACTATTTACTCCTGATATGATTATATGTTACAGGTAGTTTATAAATTTGGAGTATTTCAGTGCTACTGGCCTAAAAGGTTCACTGGATCCAGTTTGGGATCTTTTCATTCGATGTCATTATATTGCAAGTTTATCCTGGAGTGCTTTGTTGAAGTACTGGAATATCTAATTACAGGCTATGATAAAAGCATAACTACTGTTTCATCATGTCAGACTACTGGCTTGGATTTATGTCCTTAGCTCTAGACATCTACATCTGAGGCTTCCTTTGTAActgagtgtcatggtttaagcccgcagaaactaagcaccatgcagctgcttgcttacTCCTCCCCTCTTCCAGTGGGATGGGAAGAAttgaataaaaagtaaaactcatgggttgagataagaccagtttaataactaaaataaagtataaatatagaataaaaattaaaatgtaataagagtaataaaatataataaatgtaatgaaaacaaatatgacaaaaagagggaaataaaacccaagaaaagacaagtgatgcacaatgcaactgctcttCACGCACTGGCCAATGCCCAAGCAGCGATccgcccctcccagccaactccccccagtttatatactgagcatgatgttctatggtatggaatatctctttgccACACAGATAACATTTTAGATGTCAATTTTTTGTATAGAAGCATAGTCATGCAGAAGAAACTTTAGACAACGTTagctgcagaaacaaaatgtGAAGATCAAAAAggctttgttttattattatttagaaaacagattttcagtaGTAGAGGAAAGAGTGTTTTGATGAAAGAAGCTGGCATTGAACAGAAGCATCTGCATGTTTCTGTAGAAATTTTGACATCTGTGCTTTGCTTCCATCCTTCTCAGCAAATGTTCATGTTTGCTGAAAAGGTGATTATAAGCAGCTAGGAAGAGAGAATAAAATAGTTGATAATACTAGTGCTCCAACTGAGGGGGTGTACCTCCTAGAAGATGATACTACATTTCAGTTTCTTCCTACGCTgctttgaggggggaaaaaaaaaatctgtttgacagtaattttgtttttgtacaggaaaatacaaatttcttctctcttcctcattTAAATGTGTGCACATTTAAACACTTAAATAACAGTTCAAGCACTATGCATGTCTAACATGGGAGAATATGCAGTGcttgtgcttttgcttttttatacTGGCTTCTTAAGCCAGTTGAGGTATTGTGAACAGACAAACACATAGAGCTAATTATTTGGCTAGGCTACAGTGCCATGGTTATGTTAACTTTCAACAACACATACCCGTTGAGATCAGCTAGGTTCTACCCTAGGGTATTTTTACCTAATTGCCCTGATTTAGGCAAATAACCGTGCTGTTATGCATCCCTGAGAAATGCTCTTTTTAGAGCTATTACTGTAAAGTAATTACCTCTTAAAGATTGATAAAGGAGCATGTGGGCATAATGTAATATGTCATTTCCAGTTAATACCTATCTTTAATCATATAATAATGAAATGCTATGTCTGCTCTTAAATGTTTAATCGGGAAAGGAAAATCCTCCCTCCCAGGTTGGCATGTACAGTATCTGTCAAAGACAAAGAACCACAAGGCTGGACATGAAATTTAAAACATCACACTGGCCCCTCATATCTAAAGGCCACATTCTTCCCACCCATTGATGTACAGAAAGTACTTGGTCCCCATGTTGTGCAGGTAGGGGTCATAGGAGAAATCAAGGAGAGTTACAGCCTTGTGCTTAGCAGAGGGCAGAGTTATTGTCAGCCTGGTATGGGGCAGTAGAGCTAAGGGCTGATCTTGACATCTCTCTGTCATGGCCAGTGAAGAGAGAGATGTGGCTGTATGGCAAAAGTCACCTGCACCTCTCAAATGGCAGTCTGTGCCTGGAACCCCTTTGCTGACTGTTTTAAGAGCAGGATGTTACTGCATATTACACTCCACTGTAGAGTGGTTTTCATCACTGCGTATTTATGGTAGGCTGAGGAGTTCTTTTGgtatgttttagtttttcttctcttccctttttcgTTAGCACCATAATAAGAGGAACTAAAGCTACAATTTCACTTGAAGGGAAATTAAGAAACCTATGTATAAGGAGGAGCTCTTCATTTTTAGGCGTATTGTCTctcaggacagaaagaaataaaccacTGCAAATGCTAATAgtttatttaaatagttttgctATCAGTTTTAATAGACAGTGGTAGATCTTTTTAGTTCAGTTCACAAAATGTACACAAATGTGTGTTCCtcgttttattttttgtttgtttttgaaatagAGCTTAGTTCTTCTGTTAATGTTGAGTTTCTTCTATCTAGTTTATGCTATAGTGAAAGCAAAGTTTATGCTATCTAGTTTATGCTATATCTAGTTCTTCTAGTTTATGCTATAGTGAAAGCAAAGTTTAATCAACACATTGCTGTagtgtttcttctgctgttgtGGATTTGATTTGAGTCAGACTTCTCTTACTTAACTGACAAATAAATGAAATGAAGAGCAGGAGGTCTTCATATAAAGAGTCTTGTGGAAGGTGTGGTGACCTCATTAATAAAATCAGGAAGTGAATAATCTTTCTTAAATAGCTGGAACGGGTAAgctgatttattaatttattccTCAGATTTTGTCTTGCTGTCTCCATTTAATATATTGTCCAATCTAAAGTACCCACCTACAACAAAAAACAGCAGTGGATGATGCAAGTGCTGACTGTTTCTATTTGGAGTAAGAATTTTTAGCAACTTAGCTCCACAAAATATCTGACTGTGTAGCATCTGGTATAATGTTCATCTGTGTTTTCAGGTGCACTACAATGTTGGCAAAAACCTGGCTGACAAAGGAAATCAAAGTGCAGCAATCAAATACTACAGAGAAGCTGTAAGGTATCAGGAATTTTACTGCTTTAATGAACTATCCTAAAATTGCTTTTGTGTTTAACATGAAGAAAATGCTTAGGTATTCATTTTCATGATATGCAGCATTGCAGAGCTAGCAATTTGCATATAGTAATACATGTCCCATACATAATAATCATctcttaaattttaaattttaggtTGAATCCTAAATACGTACATGCCATGAACAACCTTGGAaatattctgaaagaaagaaatgagctCCAAGAAGCAGAGGAGTTGCTGTCCTTAGCTGTACAAATACAGTATGTTTAGAACAATGCTAAGCAGTGTCATGCACCAACTAAGCAGAAATGATACAATAGGATCCTTGTGCTCCAAATGCTCAATTGTGTTCTCGTTTTTTTCCTCAATTTGCCCAGACCTGATTTTGCTGCTGCATGGATGAATCTGGGAATAGTACAGAACAGTTTAAGGCGGTTTGAGGAGGCAGAGCAAAGCTACTGGACTGCaattaaacacaggaaaaaatatccaGATTGTTACTACAATTTAGGGCGGTTGGTAAGTGCTTTTGAATAAATGATAGTTATGACAAGAatctgtgtgtgtttatatatatataatactgCTGTATTGTTAAATGCTGATAAGTTATTCCGGTTCACTTGATTTGTAGTTCAGAGTAATTTCACATTTTTGATAGCTTTTCCTATTGCTTTCCTGTATACTTCCTTCCATACCACCTTTAGTAGTCCTACTTTTCATATAAAGAGATATAAACAAAAATAGAGATCATGGTCTTTTGTTGAAAAGATATCATTTAAACATTTCACAATATTAGACTGTTTTGCagtcattaatatatttttaggtAGTAGAACTATGCCCCCCAAAATTCCCTTTAGATTCTTggatatatttatattaaatatttacttattCTCTTGTGTAGTTTTCTAAATTGTATGCTGGTTTTCTTCCCTATCCTATTGGTACATGTATATTTGAAAATGAGCCTGActtccagagaaaagcagcataaaattaGTATATAGTTCTCTATCTTTCATACTACCATAGtgttctttttacatttcttatttttgtctaTAAAAACAAGTTCTACTAGAATGGAATGAGACATTAGGAGCCCTTTAGTGTCTTTAGTGCATGATAGGAAAGTAAAAGAAGTCAGAGTGAAATTactggggttttctttctttttagtatGCAGATTTGAATCGCCATATAGATGCATTGAATGCGTGGAGGAATGCTACAGTTCTGAAACCAGAGCATAGTTTGGCTTGGAACAATATGATTATATTGCTTGATAACACAGGTATAAGCCTATTTGAATGTTTTAATGAATAATTCAGTGTCTAGCAAAACTTAAAGCTTTATCTCTATTTATCTAAAAGTTCTGCTTCTTCTTTGGCTACCCAGACACTAATAAATATAAGAATAACTTCTGACTCAATGGTTCTAGAGCATCGCTTGAAATCCAGCCTGTAAACTGAATTTCTGATCCTTATTTGCAAGGCCATCATAGCACAAGCATGTTTGTATTACAGATGAAACTTCAGAACTTTTGAAACTGTGCTTTGTTGTTCTTCTGAAGGTGTTATCTGTTGAAAACAAAATGGAGGCGTTCTGTTGTCTTATTCTGCAGGATTTTACACTTGTGTGTGATacctggttttctttaaaaatgcatgtaatCAGTTATTTGTACAATATGCATGCTCACAGCATGAAAAGTAACTAATAAGGCTGTGTTAAAAGATGCCTTCTCTTTTTCTACTACATGGGCTCCCAGGCAATCTAGCTCAAGCAGAAGCAGTTGGAAGAGAGGCCCTGGAATTAATACCTAATGATCATTCCCTTATGTTTTCATTGGCAAATGTACTGGGGAAATCACAAAAATACAAGGTAGGTAACCAGAGCTTTCTgagtgttgggttttgggtttggtttggttttttcctgtttaaactCAGGGTAAGTTTTTTGTAGAAATTGTTCGAGGAGGCCATTGTGGACTATGACTTAGATAATCAGGTTTCAATGCACATTTCCGTCTCAGTATTGCTGTGTGATTCTGGTCTAAGTTCATCCCACCTTATTTTAGATTCCTGAGTTAACAAATGTTTCTGCCCTAAACTATGTTAGTGGTCAGCAGAGAGAAATAGGCTCTTAAGCACACTAGAGGGCAGTTAGGGTCTTGTATTCCTTTATTGCCAATAGAGAGAGCCTACTCTGATTTAGAGGCCTTGGTTCAGGAACTAGTCCTTGTGGTTTCACTATGTAAAGAAAGCAAGGTTTACCATTACCTGATATGAATTTTAGCCTCATTGCCTCAGACACTATCTAAAATAGAGATACCAAGATTTTCTAATCCCAGATTGAGGATGAGATACATGGGTAATCCCCAAATATTATGAGAAACAGTCCATACATTGAGCAATGTATTGAACTTTCTCTTGGATACAGTGGATCAGCCTGCGAGTGGCACCTCAGCATTAGCTACTTATATATTTACAAGTAGTAAATGTAATGGAAATTATGAGAATGAGTTGTTTTCCAAAAGGAATTGTATGAGCTGACAGAATAAATAATACACAGTTAATATATTTAGTTGTTTTAATTGACTCTATAGTCAACGATTTATGTATATGATAGGGACAAATTAATAATCAAGGAAGTTTGTGGTATTCCTCAGAAAAACACCATTTACCTATGGCTTGGGGGGTGGGGTTGATGGCTTTTTGATAATGATAATGTTAGCAGCACTGAAGGAACACAATCAGTATGTGCAAAGAAAATTTTATGATGTGAAACTTAGCTCTGAATAGATAAATTTTTCCACCAATTATTGTGTCCACTTAAATTTCTACAGTCCTCATCAGCTGTGGAGTCATGACCTGTCCGCATGTGAAATCAGGACCTGTGACAACCcagcacttgctttttttttgtcttagtgATGCTGTTAGACACCCCGTTACTGTTTCTGTAGACTGGCTGGGTTTTCTTTTGTACAGTCTTTTCTCTCTCTACCTGAGACTGtagtaaaatatgtattttaggtTACTTTAACGAAGTTCCAGAAGGATACAAATTAATATCCAGAATATATAAGGGATGAGATTATGGAGGAGGTAATTGCTAGAATTATTTTGGTGAGTCATGACTGTGAAAGAATAGAGGATTGTAGAGTTATTCATCAAGAAGAGTATGCAACAGAGAGAACAAAGAGCATTTGTAATGaaataagtagaaaaaaataatttgaaaacaagCTAGAAAACTTCTCCAGGTATAGGAGAAACAATTCTGTCTTAGtgtatttaaaaaatttaaaaggaggTAAGGGTTTTGATTGCTAGCTCTGAAAGGTCATTATGCTACAGGGGAATGTGTTGGAGACAAAGTAGAAATGATAGTAGGGGAAGATTAAGCTTTAAAGTCAGCATCCTGAATAAAGCAAAAGGAGCAGTGGAGCCCAGGAAAGAAAGCAGGGAGCCAGTGAGTGTTTTAATAGTTCAGTATGGAGTAATAGGTTTGCATAGAGAAAAAACTTAAATAGTCACTTTAAACTGATGGCTTTTAACAGAGAGAGCAAATTAAGGGAATTGGAAAGTGGACTCACCTACAGAAGGGTATGATCTCAGCAGCTGTATTTCGCATCGCCTGGAAAGAGGAGATACAGGGTTTTTTAAGTGGGAGAATGCTAAATGACAATAACAAGCATGGAAAATTCAGATTTCTTGTCCACCCCCTCACCATGTGAAAACAGAGAAGTGGGAGCCCATGTAGTGGATGGAGATTGTCAAGCTGATGGAGGTAATTTTCAAAGGGCTACCTGGCTGTGTCTGATGTGTTGTATAACCTCAGGCATTTCATTTATTAGGTTACTTGTTACGTGTCTGTATAAAAATTGTTACTGTATTGGCTCTGTTGCCATAAAGTAAGATttgttctgggggttttttgttatctcttattttaaaagacactGAGTCAAAAAGGTTTTACTATGTTATGAGAGATTTCCTTCCAATAAGCACACAATATTCTCCTTCAGTTTCAAATCCACTTTGATATTCAGCAGACGATGGTTTTCCTAagtgaccaaaaaaaccctaacccttTATGATTTCTGTTTGTATCTACTCATGAATGATTTATTGTTCCAGAAACAGAAGCACATAAAGGATGAgctgttttggtggttttgttttggtttttaattaacATCTGTTATAACAAGTTAGAGTTGTCCTTTAAATGCTTGTTCTTGTCACAATGGATAAAGAACCAAGCTATCTTTAGTTCTTTGAAAATACATATGCTGCATTTTTGTTATATATACATCTATGCTTTTTCTGTTAAAAGTACAATAAATTGAAACCATTCAGcattttttgtatttgaaatgaaGCCAGACTACAATTTTGTGCTGTGGCCTTGGCAGCAAATGGAATGCAGTGTGCTTACCCAAAGTCTTTGATATATGCAGTGTACAAGTTTCTTGGCAACACTTAAAGATTTGGCGAGATACAGCAATTTGAAGTATCACCGATGTACTGGAATGTATATTTACTCTATATATCTACAGTAATATGAATATGATGCACCTTAAGTAGCCTTTAATCAGCCAGTATGCTTCTACTAGCTGCCGAGCAAAGTAGcagtgataaaaatattttcagcatgtAGCTGAAGATGTATGGTAATGGCAGCCAGCTCTGAGAATCTATTTCATTAAATTTTCTGGGAAGGCATTGCACATGTTGTCCCTTCGTGCTTCAGCAGTGAAAGGATGAGTCAATA
Coding sequences within:
- the TMTC4 gene encoding protein O-mannosyl-transferase TMTC4 isoform X3, whose protein sequence is MAQTEPNLDRDVSWFLLPSYWAKMVVALISFLCFANSYDGDFVFDDSEAIINNKDLRAETPLGDLWHHDFWGSKLSSNTSHKSYRPLTVLTFRINYLFAGGFYPVGFHVINIILHCTISVLMVDVFSILLGGLQFTTKGRRLNLAPKTSLLAALLFAVHPVHTECVAGIVGRADLLCALFFLLSFLGYCKAFRENKEGHNFSIFWVLVSVILGAVAMLCKEQGITILGLNAVFDALVINKLNVLELIQKLLHKDKSLENAGLLRKGLLFRITLLMSGGASILYIRWRIMGTGPPAFTEVDNPASFADSLFVRAINYNYYYSLNAWLLLCPWWLCFDWSMGCIPLIKSVSDWRIIALAALWFCLIGLICQALCSEDSHKRRILTLGLGFLIIPFLPASNLFFRVGFVIAERVIYLPSIGYCILFTYGFSLLSKQAKKKKILAVAVLGILLINVMRCALRSSQWRSEEQLFRSALSVCPLNAKVHYNVGKNLADKGNQSAAIKYYREAVRLNPKYVHAMNNLGNILKERNELQEAEELLSLAVQIQPDFAAAWMNLGIVQNSLRRFEEAEQSYWTAIKHRKKYPDCYYNLGRLYADLNRHIDALNAWRNATVLKPEHSLAWNNMIILLDNTGNLAQAEAVGREALELIPNDHSLMFSLANVLGKSQKYKREQIKGIGKWTHLQKGMISAAVFRIAWKEEIQGFLSGRMLNDNNKHGKFRFLVHPLTM
- the TMTC4 gene encoding protein O-mannosyl-transferase TMTC4 isoform X4, which encodes MAQTEPNLDRDVSWFLLPSYWAKMVVALISFLCFANSYDGDFVFDDSEAIINNKDLRAETPLGDLWHHDFWGSKLSSNTSHKSYRPLTVLTFRINYLFAGGFYPVGFHVINIILHCTISVLMVDVFSILLGGLQFTTKGRRLNLAPKTSLLAALLFAVHPVHTECVAGIVGRADLLCALFFLLSFLGYCKAFRENKEGHNFSIFWVLVSVILGAVAMLCKEQGITILGLNAVFDALVINKLNVLELIQKLLHKDKSLENAGLLRKGLLFRITLLMSGGASILYIRWRIMGTGPPAFTEVDNPASFADSLFVRAINYNYYYSLNAWLLLCPWWLCFDWSMGCIPLIKSVSDWRIIALAALWFCLIGLICQALCSEDSHKRRILTLGLGFLIIPFLPASNLFFRVGFVIAERVIYLPSIGYCILFTYGFSLLSKQAKKKKILAVAVLGILLINVMRCALRSSQWRSEEQLFRSALSVCPLNAKVHYNVGKNLADKGNQSAAIKYYREAVRLNPKYVHAMNNLGNILKERNELQEAEELLSLAVQIQPDFAAAWMNLGIVQNSLRRFEEAEQSYWTAIKHRKKYPDCYYNLGRLYADLNRHIDALNAWRNATVLKPEHSLAWNNMIILLDNTGNLAQAEAVGREALELIPNDHSLMFSLANVLGKSQKYKSSSAVES